The genomic region TACAATATAATATCTTATATTTTTGGTATATTTTATTACAGTTTCGTACAATTCAATAGTAGAATGCACTTAATATAtagaaatttgtcaaaaaaatcaattaaatatacATTGAATGTGGATATGGTAGAAGGTAAAATATGTGTATTGTACTTCTACGAATAGTGGAATGCATTCAATATACACACAATTGTCAAAAAAACATTAAATATGCATTCTATTTGTCAACGAAATACATCCCatcatataatatttaattattttttagtggATTTCATTCAATGAAATAAGATTTGAGAAGATTTTTATAGAATTCAATGACCTTTTTACATTATAGAGGAGACAAAAAAAATTATTGTCAATACAATATTGcctaataactaaataaattaaatgcaaaaatacaatttttgCAATGACTGTTTGCAGAAAGGACCAATAGGAAAAGAGGAAAAAAGTATTTAAAGAATTTTTAAAAAAGGCGCCTTAAATTTGACTATACAAGTgcttgaaaaatataaaaaatacagcCATATGATTGGCTTTCTTTAAAAaagaaatgcattgaatgaatgcaTTAGTTATCCTGCCTATCGGAGGAACTAATAATATAttcttaatagatttttttcttTGTTCAATAGTTTATTATAGAATAAAAACTTTTAAAatagaataatgaacaaatatgatatcggACTTATATTCCACTAAAAATAGGTATGCTAGTTTGAGAGAATGACATGTGAAAGTGTATAGCTACCAAACATCACATAATAGTTTTTTCATGTTTGTTTATATAAAGACATTTCTTATGCATTATTGGGTTTGTTACTTTTGATTCCTTGAACTTCAATACCTTCATTGATATTCAAGTCCTATTAGATTTACTTTGTTTTTGTTACTTAAGTGGAAATTATATTTAccattttttatttcttattatttGAGAGGTTAATTTTTTTTTAGCTTAATTCatgtttatttatttgttttcaattgtaaaatatcaaaataaaatgttATGCAATGGGGTTATAGGAAAATTTGCTCAGCTTGTATTAAAATATTGTCttgttttataaaatttaaaattatggagatttatttatttgtttcagttgtaaaatatgaaaataaaatgttATGTAATGGGGGTTATACTAAAATTTGGTCTATCTTATTACATTTTTTAGCAGATTTTAATCATGTCAACTTTTGTTACTTGATATTGCcttgtttaataaaatttaaaatcatgGAGGTCTATTTATTTGTTTTCTATtgtaaaatatcaaaataaaatgctATGCAATGGGGTTACAAGAAAATTTGGTCTACCCTGTTACATTTTTTAGTGGATTTGAAGCATGCTAGCTTGTATTAAATTTTGCCTTGCCTTTATAATTTTTGTTTAAGTAGGgtttattaatatttttctttcaaatttagtcATTTTTTTCTCATCAACATGGTTGACATGATGACATAATTTGTCCAAAATATTAAGGTAAGTCACTAAGATTTTGGTGAGTTTTTTTTGGGAATCTTACATGGTGAGTTCATTTATACATATGTGTCAGGCTTATCACTTTTTTTATACTAAGAGAGAGATTTTAGAGGATGAATGAGTAAGTTTGGTGTTGTGGAACACACTACTTGCAAATATGCTTGGTAGGGCTATGAGGAGGAAACATTAGGACTTTTCAGACTACTTGAGGAGTGGATGGGAAGGTAAATGCATTTTCTTTTATGAATGTTTAGAAAGTGTCTATCGGTTTGAGGGAGATTGGATATGGGAAGCAAGTTCATGGTTACATTTTGAGAAGTGAGctaatttcaaatttgattttgattAAAAAATCCCAAAGAACGATAGAACTTATTCATATCTTATTTTGTATAATTCAAATGTGATCTTTATagttcaattttttcatttttctaccaAAAGTTaaatttgtgttttattttatttgtatattTTTGTATCAATATAAGTGGATATAGACATAAGTGATAGCATACATCTTTGCCATAACACATTTATACTTTATGCATTATGGTCACACTTCAtttgttgaaaaataaaaaatacatagatCAATTGTACCTTATCCAAGGCAACATCACAATGAACAATGAAACTTATCCATATCTTATTTTGAAGAATTCAGATGTGATCttcaattcaaaatttttgctTTTCCACCAAAGATAAAATTTATATATTCTTTATTTTTGTTGCATGTCCTTATAATAGCATAAATGGATATAGACAAAAGTGTTCACACACATCTCTTTCGTAGCACATTTTTTTTATACACCATATTGACACTTCATTAGTAGAAAGACAACAAACATGTAGAGACCAATTATATCTTATCCAAAGCAACATCACAATGAATAATGAtactataatgtccccatttttcccgTGGTCGCTTAGTTGCATATAGTTTTGCCTATTAGGCATCTCCGTAGGCAATTAAGAGGTTAGGGGATGATTGGCTTTACCAAGAGGAGTCTATACTTGGTCACTTTTTGGCCTTGGTGAGCTTAAGTTACATAGACTTTATAATAAttcattataaagttactttttctataattagaaaaattataaagtaactttattaaaAAAGAGATTAATAAAAGTTAATGATGAACTATAAAATGGCCCCTTGGCACATTTCCCTAGAAGTTATAGCTTAGTAATATGACCACTTttaatgaggaattagaccctTAATGGGTAAAACCACTTGGAgaagttattttttaataaagaGAAACATTTTAACATGTTTTTTTAATACCAAAAGTACAACCCTAACCCCAAATTCGAATTAGGGTTTGAGGAATGTTTAAAAGACATTGGGGGCAACATTTTATTCATTATTCATTGGACATTTGACAATTTCTTCCTTGGAGAGCTTTGCAACAGAAAGCTTGATTGGAGTTTTAGGTTGAGAACGAAAACTCTCACCCTTATTCAGTGTGTGGGCGAAAACCCATTCACCTTTGCATTGAAGGAATCCTCTTTCAGGTCATCTGGGGCCAACATCAAGAGGAAATTTCATACTCTCAGCAAGAATAAATCATCTACAACACATTTGAGCATATTGGGGAACATTTTCCAGCAGTTATTGTGCTTTAATGTTGGCCATACCATTCCCAGGCTAGTCGTATGCTCTTTGCTTCTCCTGTGAAGCCAATAATTTAAATTAGAGGGTTTTGATTCAGAAATTTGTGTGTAAATTCATTGTTGGTAGCAAATAAAGACATATTAGTGGTTCTTTTAGGGAATTTTAACACATTTGGGCTACATCACCATTTTAGTGGGGAAAAAGGGTCCATTTTGAAGGTTTCTCCTAGCAAGAATTTGGAATAAGCACTTGATTTGCTATTTCTTCCTTAAATTGATTTCGATAACGCATTGGAACAATTTGTAGCACCTGGAAACTCATGTATTGCTTTGTGCACCACCTCCAACATCAAAATAAGCTCATTCAGGCAAGGCGTTGGACACCTGGTAGGCTAGTTTTGGCTCTAGTTGTCTTAAATAGTCATTTTGTTGAATTtatattttgttgcaataaaatctAAGTTCTGAAATTTTATTTCAGCCAATTGTTTCGTTTATGTATTGCATTCTTTTGGCAAATTTTCATTGGCATAAGCAAGCAAAaccccaaaaactaaaaaaaaatcaaaattcaccTCAACCAATAAAACAATTTGCTCGTCAAAGATTTGAAAGCAAACAAAAAAACTTCAGATTGGATTAGATTCTCAGTTGGCATCTTTCAGATACTTGTCCATGTCTTATTTTAGAAGAATTCAAATATGATATTGAAAGTTCAAAATTGCACTTTCACTAAAGATAAATATTCTAAATAACTGACTTTTTTTTTTGAGGTTATTGTAATGGTATAAGTGGATATGGAACAAAAAGTAATTGTGGACATCTCAATCATATTCCATTTACATGACAAAATTAGGTTACCTTTGTTTTTAAACAAATGGGCTCCTACAAATTATATTATTTCTTCAAACTAGAAATTATAGGATTTAGTTTAGGTGAATTTTATTTCATTAGGATGGAGCATCAATCAAAATGATCATCTTTGATGCACTCTTGCACTTTATTGATAGACTACTTTTGTGCAACctaccattttttttttgttgtttggcAATTGGAAGGTATTGAGGAATTCTCATCTAAAATTGATAAGCTTTAGTAAATTCAATAAGAGATTGAGTAATTAGGAAAAATATATTTTGGAGGTTTAATCAATTGTTTGGTGAATTTATTTCGACTGCCTTGAAAATATCAGCCAAAACAAAATCGTATGTAGAGACAACAAGAAAAAATGCCAGAATTTGATATACCTTCTAAATTTTGTAGATACATGAAATTAACTATAACTGCTATGATATACTTCCCCTAAACATTGCCAATTTAATCTTCTTTAATATTGACTTGAAAACTACCTTTACATTTATCTCATGAGAAAATAATGGATAATCTCTTTCAAATTCTTTGGTCCGAAATCAGATGCCCCTTGCACAACCTAATCCTGTTTGTACTTCAATATCCAACACAACTAACCACAGTAAAGCAAAGCGAAAGAAATTACAAATCAGAATATAATTCATTGTAATAGACCGATTTACAAGCATTTGTAACTGAAATTATAAAAGCAAAGAAATTTCCAGTGGAAAACAATAGAAACAGCTTTGAACCACATCTGACAGATCCAAATAGAGTTTTACGATATAATAAACAATACTGAAGCACACATATCTAGGGTTTAGTTATCACTGCAGATCAGCTTTGAATTTCTCTGCAGAGAAGTTACTCCAACTCCAAGGGTTTCGGATACACTCTTCTTTAATCCACAACCTCAAATCAAACAGACACCTTTAGGGTTTATACATAGCCGCCATTGACCCGAACAACCTGAGCATTAACCCACTCTCCCTCATCACTGGCCAGAAATGCCACGACGGGCGCCACGTCATCCACCTCGCCCAGCCGTCCAAAAGGGGCTGCCTGCGCAGCGCGTTGAATTTCGTTTTCGCTCCTTCCTGCAAACAACATTTCAGTGGCCACCGGCCCTGGGGCCACGCAATTTGCAGTAACCTTGGTGCCCCACAATTCCCTCGCCAAAATTTTGGTCATGGTTTCCACGGCTGCCTTGCTGGCCCCGTATGCTGCATTTCCAGGCCTCAGTGACCCCACTACGGACGAGCTTAGGTTTATAATGCGCCCTCTGCCGCCTTTTACCACTCTGTTGGCGGCTTCCCTGGAACAGAGGAAGGCTCCCTTACAATTCACACTGAAGATGGATTCCCACAATTCTTCGGGGGTTTCCGCCAGGGGTGAGGATTTAGGGTCGTTTATGCCCGCGTTGTTAACCAGAATGTGCACTGGGCCGAATGTTTCCTCCGCCACATCAAAGAGTTTTCTTACTTCGATTGCCTTGGAAATATCGGCCTTGCAGGTCACGGCTGTGACTGTATCACAGCCCTTGTTAATTGTTAGAGCAACCTCTTCTGCTTTCTCTGCATTTCCAGCGTAATTGATCACCACTTTTGCTCCCTTGCGGGCCAAATGAAGCGCGATTTCTCTGCCAATTCCTCGCGACGCGCCCGTCACGATGGCCACACGATCCTTCAAACTACTCTGATCAGCCATTTCAGGGAATTCTGGAATTAGGGTTTAGGCTCCCGTCCCCTGCTATAAGGCCTGGTTTTCTATATTGGAATCTTGTATGTTTCTTTATGCAATGTCTGTTTGTCTGTTGGTTGTTAGTTAATGGTAGAGTTCAGAATGTCTACAAATTTTTAACCATACGTAAGGTCTGCGTTTCTATATTGGAATCTTATATATTTCTTTATGCAATGGTCCTTGGCTGTTCCTCAATGGCAGAGTTCAAAATGTCAGTGTCTCTCAACTATTGTATAAAtgatataaattaaaatttatgtcatatatatttaaaaatttgaaattgataataaatgaaaataatttGTAAGTAAAATTAACAAgtatatttttaaaaatctatataaaatatttgaaagataTCATTTTGGAGGTATCTATATGATTTAATatagaaaattagtaaaaaataagTAGAATTATATCTTCCTGCTTTGCCCCATTCATGGGGCTTTGTAGATTCATTTGGTTGACAACTCAAAAACAAATGCAAGGTGAATATCACCCAAGAAACAATGCCATAAAGTAAACTTCAATACAACTTCATAGAGAAATCCCAAGCTCTTTGGTGTCGGTTGTGTAATTAAAGATTATAATGGTAGAATAATTGGACTAACAATTAAAAAACTCAAAGAAGGGACAAACAATGAGGCATAATTTTTGGAAACGTTTTTTAAGATTTATTAAGGCAAATATCTACATCAAATGAATTCTCTTTGTGATCAGGATGGATAATTCAGATGATATTTCTTGGCATCAGAAGAATGAATGGGGCATCAACTTCTCATAGTTGTTTCATAAAGTGTGGTTCTAGTGGCTAGCATTGACGAGTCCTTTGTGCTAAATGATTCAAACTTGGAGGCATGTCGAGCTTGATGGTTAGTTTACATTCTAGAAGAGTCCTTCTTGGATGGTCTTGCTAATAATTGATATAATAATTTGATAAGGATTTTAGCCCCTCGTAGCATAGTTTACATAAATGTCTCTATGAGGACACTTTTTCTCTATAGACTTGTTCCTATATAGATTACAACAACAATATATGTAATCTGGGCCCTCCTATGGAACAACCTTTCCAATtactttgtgtagacacctaaaattgtccagtctaattaaataaatatttttatttatttaattattttagcctaattcatctattaattaaataaatctttatttatttaattaattcatttatcctcttctagccttatttctcatttaaataaatacatttatttatttaaattatcccttttcctaaattaaataaatatcttaattatttaattgatcccacttcttctattaattaaataaatctttatttatttaattaattcattaaccttttctacccatgacacgtcattcatctcttaattcctacactacctaccctttcattattttattattttctctacctaccttctaatcatagccgacttctttttacacctctcaatcttatccctccatttcttatagtatcttctatataaggagatgcttccttcattatcaaccctaatcaatctatgcatcctaatcaattgactacccgactacgctttcgaacttgcatatgcaatcaagcttacttgcaaccacatttccattctttgttgagctcttgtgcacacataaaatctgagagcaaatatatcaagcaagatcaatggagataggaataatggaggttcaaaccctattggacatgtgatggtataatctttgtgatttcatttgatttgcattgtcttaggttatcttcatatgttatggtggatctttgttgttgttaggctagggttttgtggttgaatctatttagtctttcaatattgttaatccactttcaccatatacactttgtATTTGGAAAGTTTGTATTTTGGGTATGGCTCTCTTAAGCCACTTTTACCTTTAAAAAAGAAGAATGATGTCTGCCTATATCCTTTACATACATTTTTAGAAGATAGGTATGCTTATATTTTGAAGGTAATTAAAGCACTTAACCGACACAAACTCAACAATCAGAGATTGACATTGAAGACCTATATAAATTGCCAACATTGGAAGAGCTAAGAGAGATTGAACAAGATCCTAAGGCAATGAAAGTAGTACAAATGCTTCTTTCTACAAATGTTGATAATTATTATAGATTGCTCAATAAGAGGGGTTACTTCCTCTTGATCTTATAGACCTTGCCGCTTGTATCCAAACCAATTATATTTCCATATAGGATCCCTTAACCCAACCTCATAATGCATCTAAAGTCTCAGGGTATAATTATTATGACTTGGAAGATCATCTCACACCTAAGCCTTCACCTACCATTCCACCATCCATTCATATGCCAACCATTGGTATCTTATTTGGATTCATACTTTCATCATTTATAGGAACATTTCAAAACATCTTATTAGACTGAATTGATTCTCTACAACAACTTTGTGACAAGGGACATATATAGGTCTCAACAAAGATGAAATAATCATAATTTGGAAGCATATGAATACAAACAAATATCACGGATAGAATATTGGCCATACAACTGAAATTGACAAATATCgtgaagatgatgaagatattaaCACAAAAATAGATTTAATAAATATACTAGAAacaaataaatgtaagatattatcaCAACtacggctcactaaaaatatcaatcTAAGTGAACTTGAAATGCTTAGcaaatgagattttgacatcaaCAACAAATAGAATGAGtgtttaattatccttttcataacaTATGATTTAGAAAAAAAATCATTCTTAACTTCTATACCAAGAGATTTGTACAACTTatcaatattataaatattttttatttaaattgttaAGTTAAACTAACTTACACTCATCCTCTttataacatatgatttaaaaaaaaatcattcttcacttctataCCAAGAGATTTGTACAACTTatcaatattataaatattttttatttaaattattaaattaaactaACTTTTTGTTGTTTAGAAAATATAActctaaaataaaaaaaagtaCACATTTATAATAACATTCTATTTCAATGTGTACAAACAAGAAACTCAACTCATTTCAAGCTCCTCTTTGTGCTTTTTCCAatattatattttcttttctttatttaaaTTGTTTGCATAAAGTAAATTTGTGTTATTTAAGATACATAACTCTAGAATAAAAAAACAAGTACATATTTATTTAAGATTATTAACATTCAATTCTAGCATGTGAGGAAAAAAATACATATAAGAAACTCATTCCAAGCTTTTCTAAATGTTACtcaaattaaaaaacaaatttgaaattaTTATAAAAGAATCCTATAAAGttatagacaaatatataacaAAAACTTATTATAAATTGAATGCATATTTGTAAAAgttatatatttagatattttcaCCTATACTTTTGATCATTTCAGCATATTCTACATATTTtagaattataaaataaatattatattttaactttcatttgtgacatttttatacaaattatatttaaaaattaaatttaacaaTAAGATCGATAAATTACaatgaaaattataaaattataattgtCTTGTTCATAAGAAGCACAACACAAAGAACAACTCATTAGAACAAAAAGAGCGGCAACACAAAAAGTCAGAAAAACGATATGGGGTAGCAAGCTAAGTGggcttaaccttggaggaaactccatgaTTATACATGTTTaagttggagtagtattgggatgggtgacctccctcCATAGTCAAATGCACTTGaattggagtagtactgggatgggtgacctccctcCATAGTCAAATGTGCTTaagttggagtagtattgggatgggttACCTCTTGGGAAAGGCCCTATGTTTCACCTTCGTcaacatcacctagatgcaatgaatgTTAAGTGTACCACTCATTCTCACAAAAGATAGATTCTTGTGAACCATTCATAAAACATGAGTCAATGAGTTTCTCTTGTTTACAAAATGACAAGAAGCACAACACAAAAATCCAAGAAAAACCAAACTTTACATAATAAAGTACTAATAATCACAATTGTAACTTTAATATCAACATCATATATCAAATCTTTATGGATTATTAAAATTTAAACTCAGGGAGCACCACCATTAGCCCGGACAACCTGAGCATTAACCCACTCACCTCCATCACTGGCGAGGAGCCCCACCACACCAGCCACGTCACCGACCTCACCCAGGCGTTCAAACGGAACCTCCTTAGCAACACGTTCAATCAGGGCCTCACTCTTCCCAGCAAAGTACGTATCCGACGCCACAGGCCCCGGGGCCACGCAATTGGCCGTGATCTTGGTGCCCCTCAATTCCCTCGCCAGAATTTTAATCATCGTCTCCACCGCCGCCTTACTGGCCGCGTAAGCTCCATGTCCGGGCCTCAGCCACCCCACGGCGGAGCTCGAAATGCGTATAATGCGTCCCCCACCGCCTCTGACGACCCTCTTCGCCGCCTCTCTGCAGCCCAGGAATGCCCCCGTGACATTCACATTGAAGATAAACTCCCACTCCTCTTCAGGAGTTTCCGCCACCGGTGTGTTTGTGGAGCTCGCCACACCAGCGCTGTTTACGAATATGTGGACACCCCCGAAGATTTGCTCGGCCCTGTCGAAGAGAGTGCCCACGTCCGAGGCCTTGGAAACATCGGCCTTGCAAGTAATTGCTCTGCCTACGCCACGATTGTTGTTAATTATGGCGACCACTTCCTCCGCTTTGTCTGCGTTTATGTGGTAACAGACCACGACATGAGCTCCTTTGACGCCCAAATGGAGGGCGATTTCTCTGCCAATCCCTCGCGATGCACCCGTCACGATGGCCACGCGCCCTTCCAAACTGGAGTTGTCCGCCATTTGTGTGATTCAGATCAAAATGCACTCTTTTTCGCTCTGCTGTGTTGAATACAGGGGACTCGTGAAGCTCTTGGACCGGGGCCCGGTGCCCACATTCTGAGTCGTTTTTCTTGGAGAAAATTCAACAAGATGACTGAAGCATTTCGCCCGCTGGATTCTTTCATGTCTTTTAAAATGGTCGGCGTTGGTGTTTGTatctgttttttgtttttttataactGAATAAAATACAAATTGCCTAATACAGAAACTATATAATTTAATATGAAAAATTTAGTTtatcattttttcaatattttaacTTTAAATGCCCCTCCTTTCAACATCAAATTTATTTGCAAATCTTAATATCTTAGGCAAAGGGGTTCAATGACAGACCATGTTTCAATTAAGGCAAAGGGGTTCAATGACAGTTCATGTTTCAATTATTGTTTATTGAATTTTGTCGattattggggcatttgtgcataattATTGGATCGATTGTGAAAATTTTGTGGTGGTCAAAGCAAAT from Cryptomeria japonica chromosome 3, Sugi_1.0, whole genome shotgun sequence harbors:
- the LOC131066693 gene encoding short-chain type dehydrogenase/reductase-like, which codes for MADQSSLKDRVAIVTGASRGIGREIALHLARKGAKVVINYAGNAEKAEEVALTINKGCDTVTAVTCKADISKAIEVRKLFDVAEETFGPVHILVNNAGINDPKSSPLAETPEELWESIFSVNCKGAFLCSREAANRVVKGGRGRIINLSSSVVGSLRPGNAAYGASKAAVETMTKILARELWGTKVTANCVAPGPVATEMLFAGRSENEIQRAAQAAPFGRLGEVDDVAPVVAFLASDEGEWVNAQVVRVNGGYV
- the LOC131066665 gene encoding short-chain type dehydrogenase/reductase → MADNSSLEGRVAIVTGASRGIGREIALHLGVKGAHVVVCYHINADKAEEVVAIINNNRGVGRAITCKADVSKASDVGTLFDRAEQIFGGVHIFVNSAGVASSTNTPVAETPEEEWEFIFNVNVTGAFLGCREAAKRVVRGGGGRIIRISSSAVGWLRPGHGAYAASKAAVETMIKILARELRGTKITANCVAPGPVASDTYFAGKSEALIERVAKEVPFERLGEVGDVAGVVGLLASDGGEWVNAQVVRANGGAP